A region from the Microbacterium sp. NC79 genome encodes:
- a CDS encoding bifunctional 4-hydroxy-2-oxoglutarate aldolase/2-dehydro-3-deoxy-phosphogluconate aldolase, whose translation MSIVDLDHPLFSHRVVPLVSVSDPSTVDAIGEGLVRGGLPVAEVALRGEHGLPAIATLAARGDILVGAGTVLSTAQAREALDAGANFVVTPGLDAEVVRYVTDAGVPIVPGVITATEIQAAMALGLRRLKLFPACVFGGLSLVDAYASVFRDVKFMPSGGVSAANLADFLAHAGVFAASGSWITAVAADGPDAVAERAATAAAIGSGTTGAAAGSAAGSAVIA comes from the coding sequence GTGAGCATCGTCGATCTTGATCACCCCCTGTTTTCGCACCGCGTGGTTCCGCTGGTCTCCGTCAGCGACCCGTCGACCGTCGACGCCATCGGCGAGGGTCTCGTGCGCGGCGGCCTGCCGGTCGCCGAGGTCGCGCTGCGCGGCGAGCACGGACTGCCTGCAATCGCGACGTTGGCGGCGCGGGGCGACATTCTGGTTGGTGCTGGCACGGTGCTTTCGACAGCGCAGGCGCGCGAGGCGCTTGACGCGGGTGCGAACTTCGTGGTTACGCCCGGGCTCGACGCGGAGGTTGTGCGTTACGTGACCGATGCCGGGGTTCCGATCGTTCCTGGTGTCATTACAGCGACCGAAATTCAGGCCGCCATGGCGCTGGGTCTGCGCCGACTCAAGCTCTTTCCGGCCTGCGTTTTCGGCGGACTCTCGCTTGTCGATGCGTATGCGTCGGTGTTCCGTGACGTGAAGTTCATGCCATCGGGCGGAGTGAGCGCGGCTAACCTCGCCGACTTCCTCGCGCACGCCGGTGTCTTCGCGGCAAGCGGCAGCTGGATCACCGCCGTAGCCGCAGACGGACCCGACGCTGTCGCTGAACGCGCAGCCACGGCCGCCGCTATTGGTTCCGGAACCACGGGTGCAGCCGCAGGATCCGCTGCGGGAAGCGCGGTGATCGCATGA